TAGTCTGAAAGCTGACCATACGGTCAGGATGCAAACCACTCAAGGGGCGACAAGACCCCTGGTGAAAATGGGAACCGCAAATGGCCGCACCCGGCGAAAATCTGCGAATCAATTCAGACCGCTTGTGGGACTCCCTGATGGAGATGGCGAAGATTGGCCCCGGCATCGCCGGCGGCAACAATCGCCAGACGCTCACCGATTCCGACAAGGAGGGCCGCGCGCTTTTCAAGTCCTGGTGCGATGCGGCCGGGCTCTCGATGGGTGTCGACCAGATGGGCACCATGTTCATGACGCGCGCCGGCACCGATCCGGACGCGCTGCCGGTCTATGTCGGTTCCCACCTCGATACCCAGCCCACCGGCGGCAAATATGACGGTGTGCTCGGCGTGCTCTCGGGCCTAGAGGTTGTGCGTTCGCTCAACGATCTCGGCATCAAGACGAAGCATCCGATCGTCGTCACCAACTGGACCAATGAGGAGGGCGCGCGTTTCGCCCCGGCCATGCTTGCCTCCGGCGTGTTCGCCGGCGTGCATACACAGGACTACGCCTATGCCCGCAAGGATCTCGACGGCCTGACCTTCGGCGACGAGCTGAAGCGGATCGGCTGGGTCGGCGACGAGAAGGTCGGCGCGCGCAAGATGCACGCCTATTTCGAGTATCACATCGAGCAGGGACCGATCCTGGAGGCGCAGAACAAGCAGATCGGCGTGGTGACGCATTGCCAAGGCCTGTGGTGGCTGGAATTCACGCTGACCGGCAAGGAGGCGCATACCGGCTCGACGCCGATGAACATGCGCGTCAATGCCGGCCTTGCCATGGCCCGTATCCTGGAGATGGTGCAGACGGTGGCCATTGAGAACCAGCCGGGCGCCGTCGGCGGGGTCGGACAGGTCAAGTTTACACCCAATTCGCGCAACGTTTTGCCGGGCACCGTCGTCTTCACCGTCGACATCCGCTCGCCGGACCAGGCA
This region of Mesorhizobium sp. M2A.F.Ca.ET.046.03.2.1 genomic DNA includes:
- a CDS encoding Zn-dependent hydrolase, whose translation is MAAPGENLRINSDRLWDSLMEMAKIGPGIAGGNNRQTLTDSDKEGRALFKSWCDAAGLSMGVDQMGTMFMTRAGTDPDALPVYVGSHLDTQPTGGKYDGVLGVLSGLEVVRSLNDLGIKTKHPIVVTNWTNEEGARFAPAMLASGVFAGVHTQDYAYARKDLDGLTFGDELKRIGWVGDEKVGARKMHAYFEYHIEQGPILEAQNKQIGVVTHCQGLWWLEFTLTGKEAHTGSTPMNMRVNAGLAMARILEMVQTVAIENQPGAVGGVGQVKFTPNSRNVLPGTVVFTVDIRSPDQAKLDGMRARIEKEAPKICEALGVKCSVEAVGHFDPITFDPTLVGRVRTAAEKLGYSHMNIISGAGHDACWAAKVAPATMVMCPCVGGLSHNEAEEISKEWAAAGADVLFHAVVETAGIVE